A window from Pseudomonadota bacterium encodes these proteins:
- the hisI gene encoding phosphoribosyl-AMP cyclohydrolase gives MITLDFNKTNGLIPAIAQDYETGEVLMLAYMNQDAWEKTLETGKATYFSRSRQKLWIKGETSGNLQMVKEILVDCDDDTVLLKVEQIGGAACHTGHKSCFYRKVVNGSLKKISEPVFNPDEVYKK, from the coding sequence TTGATAACACTTGATTTTAATAAAACAAATGGCCTTATTCCTGCCATTGCGCAGGACTATGAAACAGGCGAGGTTTTGATGCTTGCGTATATGAATCAGGATGCATGGGAAAAAACCCTTGAAACAGGCAAAGCAACCTATTTCAGCAGAAGTCGGCAAAAACTCTGGATTAAAGGGGAAACTTCGGGTAATCTCCAGATGGTTAAAGAAATACTGGTAGATTGTGATGATGATACGGTTTTGTTGAAGGTTGAGCAAATCGGTGGAGCTGCCTGCCATACAGGCCATAAAAGCTGTTTTTACAGAAAAGTAGTAAACGGTTCTTTAAAGAAAATAAGCGAACCGGTATTTAATCCTGATGAGGTGTACAAAAAATGA